A genomic segment from Streptomyces sp. NBC_00654 encodes:
- a CDS encoding M9 family metallopeptidase has protein sequence MKNRSVRQRETGTSTRSPARISAGVSAAVLAACLGVGLLAGPAQSAQPSFALAAGAKSEAKAPGAPATGAPDPDGPTARSSAPAAEDPEHVGTAPLKPADRAPQSADKDALKRDYDDSATAAPSRRAPSMSDKARLAAKSRGLTAAAACNVSDFAGRTGDALVQQVISSTTECVNTLFTVKGQDGYNVFREAQMVTIADAMRARTAAYPGDSSTGMPQLVLFLRAGYFVQYYDPSTVGTYGPALRSAIQGALDGFFASPHSSDVTDANGETLSEAVILIDSAVENARYLSVVKRLLAGYDSSYNSSWYMLNAVNNVYTVTFRGHQVPEFISAVEADPSLIDALHDFAANHLDLLGTERSYLASNAGRELGRFLQEPSLRGKASPLAVSLLKKSSITGPTAALWVGVAEMADYYDRANCSTYDTCDLSARLKEAVLPVKHTCSDSINILAQEISTTDLEASCTSLRNQDAYFHDVARDKGPVADDRNNKIEVVVFDSSTDYQTYAGAIYGINTNNGGMYLEGDPSVEGNQPRFIAYEAEWVRPEFQIWNLNHEYTHYLDGRFNMHGDFEAGLTTPTIWWVEGFAEYISYSYRNVTYDAAISQAGKGTYTLRSLFDSTYENADQTRIYNWGYLAARYMLQSHRGDVDQLLGLYRSGDWESARTLLTSTIGNRYDADWSSWLTACAAGKCGTLTNPPVDLGPECTESDVRKLAKNCKRSNLSATEGNYSYHYIDIPSGTTELKITMTGGNGDADLYYNASQWAMTGDYTSRAAGDGNEHTLTVQNPSAGRHFISLYSVKGFDGATVATQF, from the coding sequence GTGAAGAACCGATCGGTTCGACAGAGAGAAACCGGGACATCCACCCGGTCACCAGCCCGGATATCCGCCGGTGTTTCAGCCGCGGTACTGGCGGCCTGTCTGGGTGTGGGGCTGCTCGCCGGCCCGGCCCAGTCCGCCCAGCCGTCGTTCGCCCTCGCTGCCGGGGCGAAGTCCGAGGCGAAGGCGCCGGGCGCCCCGGCCACCGGTGCCCCGGACCCGGACGGTCCCACCGCGCGGTCGTCGGCCCCGGCCGCCGAGGACCCGGAGCATGTCGGCACCGCGCCCCTCAAGCCCGCGGACCGGGCGCCCCAGTCCGCGGACAAGGACGCGCTCAAGCGGGACTACGACGACTCCGCGACCGCCGCACCGAGCCGCCGCGCCCCCTCGATGTCCGACAAGGCACGCCTCGCGGCCAAGTCGCGCGGTCTCACCGCCGCCGCGGCGTGCAATGTCAGCGACTTCGCCGGCCGCACCGGTGACGCGCTCGTCCAGCAGGTGATCTCGTCGACCACCGAATGCGTCAACACCCTGTTCACCGTCAAGGGCCAGGACGGCTATAACGTCTTCCGCGAGGCGCAGATGGTCACCATCGCCGACGCCATGCGTGCGCGTACGGCGGCCTACCCCGGCGACAGCAGCACCGGAATGCCGCAACTGGTCCTCTTCCTCAGGGCCGGCTACTTCGTGCAGTACTACGACCCGTCGACGGTCGGTACCTACGGCCCCGCGCTCCGCTCCGCCATCCAGGGAGCCCTGGACGGATTCTTCGCCTCCCCGCACTCCTCGGACGTCACCGACGCCAACGGTGAGACCCTGTCCGAAGCGGTCATCCTTATCGACAGCGCCGTGGAGAACGCCCGGTACCTGAGTGTCGTCAAGCGGCTGCTCGCGGGATACGACTCCTCCTACAACAGCTCCTGGTACATGCTCAACGCTGTCAACAATGTGTACACCGTGACATTCCGCGGTCACCAGGTGCCCGAGTTCATCTCGGCGGTCGAGGCCGACCCCAGCCTGATCGACGCGCTGCACGACTTCGCGGCGAACCACCTGGATCTGCTGGGCACCGAGCGGTCCTACCTGGCCTCCAACGCCGGCCGGGAGCTCGGCCGCTTCCTCCAGGAGCCGTCGCTGCGTGGCAAGGCGAGCCCCCTGGCCGTCTCGCTGCTCAAGAAGAGTTCCATCACCGGACCCACCGCCGCGCTCTGGGTCGGTGTGGCCGAGATGGCGGACTACTACGACCGGGCCAACTGCTCCACATACGACACCTGCGACCTCTCCGCCCGCCTCAAGGAAGCCGTCCTGCCGGTCAAGCACACGTGCAGTGACAGCATCAACATCCTGGCCCAGGAGATCTCGACCACCGACCTGGAGGCGAGCTGCACCAGCCTGCGCAACCAGGACGCCTACTTCCACGACGTCGCACGGGACAAGGGGCCGGTCGCCGACGACCGTAACAACAAGATCGAGGTCGTGGTCTTCGACTCCAGCACCGATTACCAGACCTACGCCGGCGCGATCTACGGCATCAACACGAACAACGGCGGGATGTACCTGGAGGGCGACCCGTCCGTCGAGGGCAACCAGCCGCGGTTCATCGCCTACGAAGCGGAGTGGGTCAGGCCGGAATTCCAGATCTGGAACCTCAACCACGAGTACACGCACTATCTCGACGGCCGGTTCAACATGCACGGCGACTTCGAGGCGGGTCTCACGACCCCGACCATCTGGTGGGTCGAGGGCTTCGCGGAGTACATCTCCTACTCGTACCGCAATGTCACCTATGACGCTGCGATCAGCCAGGCCGGCAAGGGTACCTACACCCTGCGCTCGCTCTTCGACAGCACCTACGAGAACGCCGACCAGACCCGCATCTACAACTGGGGTTACCTGGCCGCCCGTTACATGCTCCAGTCGCATCGCGGCGACGTCGACCAGCTGCTGGGCCTCTACCGCAGCGGCGACTGGGAGAGTGCCCGCACTCTGCTCACCTCGACCATCGGCAATCGGTACGACGCGGACTGGAGCTCCTGGCTGACGGCGTGTGCCGCCGGCAAGTGCGGCACTCTCACGAACCCGCCGGTGGATCTGGGACCCGAGTGCACCGAGAGCGACGTCAGGAAGCTGGCGAAGAACTGCAAGCGCAGCAACCTTTCGGCCACCGAGGGCAACTACTCCTACCACTACATCGACATTCCTTCGGGCACGACTGAGCTGAAGATCACGATGACGGGCGGCAACGGTGACGCCGATCTCTACTACAACGCCAGCCAATGGGCGATGACCGGCGACTACACCAGCCGAGCCGCAGGGGACGGGAACGAGCACACCCTGACCGTCCAGAACCCCAGCGCCGGAAGGCACTTCATCAGCCTCTACTCGGTCAAGGGATTCGACGGAGCCACCGTCGCGACTCAGTTCTGA
- a CDS encoding ribonuclease → MRIPPRITMLGGTAALLSVLFASGPASADTAAPPAPTTTLSTSPFLTASYVTNSYVTNSYAASARFAPAPFAAASVGSICYSDLPSQAHDTLDLIDAGGPFPYDQDGTVFQNREGILPDRSTGYYHEYTVITPGSPNRGARRIVTGEEVQEDYYTADHYASFDLVDHDC, encoded by the coding sequence ATGCGAATCCCCCCACGGATCACCATGCTCGGCGGCACCGCCGCCCTCCTGTCCGTCCTCTTCGCCTCGGGTCCGGCTTCTGCGGACACCGCCGCACCCCCAGCCCCCACCACCACGCTCTCCACCTCCCCGTTCCTCACCGCCTCGTACGTCACCAACTCGTACGTCACCAACTCGTACGCCGCCTCCGCGCGATTCGCCCCCGCGCCCTTCGCCGCCGCCTCGGTCGGGAGCATCTGCTACTCGGATCTGCCGTCCCAGGCGCACGACACCCTCGATCTCATCGATGCGGGCGGCCCGTTCCCGTACGACCAGGACGGCACCGTCTTCCAGAACCGGGAAGGCATCCTGCCGGACCGGAGCACCGGGTACTACCACGAGTACACGGTCATCACCCCCGGCTCGCCCAACCGCGGCGCCCGGCGGATCGTGACGGGTGAGGAAGTCCAGGAGGACTACTACACCGCCGACCATTACGCGTCCTTCGACCTCGTCGACCACGACTGCTGA
- a CDS encoding ATP-binding protein, whose amino-acid sequence MGHTDRSAVGEVRRELREFLGRHAEAERIDEAELLTSELVTNALIHTRHGAVVTATAGPGSIRVEVRDFMSDLPAPYVPNADDGTHGRGLILVRSLADAWGVDTQMLGKVVWFELRGGRP is encoded by the coding sequence ATCGGCCATACGGACAGATCCGCCGTGGGGGAGGTGCGCCGGGAATTGAGGGAATTCCTCGGGCGGCACGCCGAGGCCGAGCGGATCGACGAGGCGGAACTGCTCACGAGCGAGCTGGTCACCAACGCACTCATCCACACCCGTCATGGTGCGGTGGTCACGGCCACCGCGGGACCCGGGAGCATCCGGGTGGAAGTCAGGGACTTCATGTCGGACCTGCCCGCGCCGTACGTACCGAACGCCGACGACGGTACGCACGGCAGGGGCCTCATCCTGGTGCGGAGCCTCGCCGATGCCTGGGGTGTGGATACCCAGATGCTGGGCAAGGTGGTCTGGTTCGAGCTGAGGGGGGGGAGGCCCTGA
- a CDS encoding DUF2637 domain-containing protein, which translates to MRLTDISLDWLLPGAVLLVGVMAAVTVVARGKRAAGKAAADDNWERSEERRRRKEALYATASYVLLFCCAAVAAALSFHGLVGFGRQNLNLTGGWEYLVPFGLDGAAMFCSVLAVREASHGDAALGSRLLVWTFAGAAAWFNWVHAPRGMDHAGAPHFFAGMSLSAAVLFDRALKQTRRAALREQGLVPRPLPQIRIVRWLRAPRETFGAWSLMLLEGVRTLDEAVDEVREDRREKEQDRLRRRDQEKLDRARIKALNRQNRAWGRGGRESVRAAADVPAIAPASGSAQSVAEPAIAEPGQLPLRPRPSLQAVRGPKRTASGSNSKDPAAPPPGNDSRTVDLTAEDDTQALPRLDSLEQKLKDLEQQFG; encoded by the coding sequence ATGAGACTGACCGACATATCGCTTGACTGGCTGCTTCCGGGCGCCGTGCTGCTCGTGGGGGTCATGGCGGCGGTGACGGTGGTCGCGCGCGGCAAGCGCGCCGCTGGAAAGGCCGCGGCCGACGACAACTGGGAACGCAGCGAGGAACGCCGGAGGCGCAAGGAGGCGCTCTACGCGACCGCCTCGTACGTCCTGCTCTTCTGCTGCGCGGCGGTCGCCGCAGCCCTGTCCTTCCACGGGCTCGTCGGCTTCGGCCGGCAGAACCTCAACCTCACCGGGGGCTGGGAATACCTCGTCCCGTTCGGCCTCGACGGCGCCGCGATGTTCTGTTCGGTGCTGGCCGTCCGCGAGGCCAGCCACGGCGACGCGGCTCTCGGCTCCCGGCTGCTGGTGTGGACATTCGCCGGCGCCGCCGCCTGGTTCAACTGGGTGCACGCGCCGCGCGGCATGGACCACGCGGGCGCCCCGCACTTCTTCGCGGGGATGTCCCTCTCGGCGGCCGTGCTCTTCGACCGCGCGCTGAAGCAGACCCGCCGGGCCGCCCTGCGCGAACAGGGCCTGGTCCCCCGGCCGTTGCCGCAGATCCGGATCGTACGGTGGCTGCGGGCGCCCCGGGAGACCTTCGGCGCCTGGTCGCTGATGCTCCTCGAAGGCGTACGCACGCTGGACGAGGCCGTCGACGAGGTACGGGAGGACCGGCGGGAGAAGGAGCAGGACCGGCTCCGCCGCCGGGACCAGGAGAAGCTGGACCGGGCCCGTATCAAGGCGCTGAACCGGCAGAACCGGGCCTGGGGGCGCGGTGGCCGCGAGAGTGTCCGGGCGGCGGCGGACGTCCCGGCCATCGCACCGGCTTCGGGCTCCGCGCAGTCCGTCGCGGAGCCTGCCATAGCAGAGCCGGGTCAGCTGCCTTTGCGACCCCGGCCATCCCTGCAAGCCGTTCGCGGCCCGAAGCGGACCGCGAGCGGCTCGAACTCGAAGGATCCCGCCGCACCGCCCCCGGGGAATGACTCCCGGACCGTCGACCTCACCGCCGAGGACGACACCCAGGCCCTGCCCCGGCTCGACTCGCTGGAGCAGAAACTGAAGGACCTGGAGCAGCAGTTCGGCTGA
- a CDS encoding (2Fe-2S)-binding protein gives MTVSTLLSSTAASPVTAAYARLTEVFPGLRAELLAEGVAAPSGAGWVGAAELARGGAALDTFLAWDDAQVLRDHGQRARPDVVASFGLHRYAWPACLLVTVPWFLHRRVPRIPVGDVAFQRALGHFTVRVREFACLPDDPAAALPGARVVPDEAALRAEVLDAVAEHIGPVLEGFGPRMRRGKRALWGMATDEIVEGLWYIAHLLGEERRAMAELELLLPGTTKPYVGSAGFRELTGPDGESLPTRDRASCCLFYTVRPEDTCVTCPRTCDAERVRKLTPAS, from the coding sequence ATGACCGTCTCCACTCTGCTCTCCAGCACCGCGGCGTCCCCTGTGACGGCCGCGTACGCACGCCTGACCGAGGTGTTCCCCGGACTGCGCGCCGAGCTGCTCGCGGAGGGCGTGGCGGCGCCTTCGGGAGCCGGATGGGTGGGTGCCGCCGAGCTGGCCCGGGGCGGCGCCGCCCTGGACACGTTCCTCGCCTGGGACGACGCCCAGGTGCTGCGGGACCACGGGCAGCGGGCCCGCCCCGACGTGGTGGCCAGCTTCGGGCTCCACCGCTACGCCTGGCCCGCCTGTCTGCTGGTCACGGTGCCGTGGTTCCTGCACCGCCGGGTACCTCGGATCCCCGTCGGGGATGTCGCCTTCCAGCGGGCACTCGGTCATTTCACCGTCCGGGTGCGGGAGTTCGCCTGCCTGCCGGACGACCCGGCGGCCGCACTGCCCGGCGCCCGGGTGGTCCCGGACGAGGCGGCGCTGCGGGCGGAGGTGCTGGACGCCGTGGCCGAGCACATCGGCCCGGTGCTGGAAGGGTTCGGGCCCCGGATGCGGCGCGGGAAGCGGGCACTGTGGGGCATGGCGACGGACGAGATCGTCGAGGGCCTCTGGTACATCGCCCATCTGCTCGGCGAGGAACGCCGTGCGATGGCCGAGCTCGAACTCCTGCTGCCGGGCACCACCAAGCCGTACGTCGGAAGCGCCGGATTCCGGGAGCTGACCGGACCGGACGGCGAATCGCTGCCGACCCGCGACCGGGCCAGCTGCTGCCTCTTCTACACCGTGCGCCCCGAGGACACCTGCGTCACCTGCCCGCGTACCTGCGATGCCGAGCGGGTACGGAAGCTCACGCCCGCCTCCTGA
- a CDS encoding GntR family transcriptional regulator, whose translation MEQGRAREGVRPPCTPAAYGDALRVVRVPEQARGEHTHSEPPAPLAVRPPARPPAAPPTAPPVAPPVARAVQRHSVRGQILEALRAALVDGELAPGQVYSAPALGARFGVSATPVREAMQQLAIEGAVEVVPNRGFRVSERGPRELAELAEVRALIEVPVMLRLARTVPAGRWSALRPLAEATVAAAAVGDRASYAETDRAFHRAVLALSGNEQLVAVADDLHRRSQWPLVSHPATRRAELLADAAEHTALLDALIAQDTAVVQSLVREHFAGAGG comes from the coding sequence GTGGAGCAGGGCAGAGCGCGCGAGGGCGTACGGCCGCCGTGCACGCCCGCCGCGTACGGGGACGCCCTGCGGGTCGTCCGGGTGCCCGAACAGGCGCGTGGCGAGCACACCCACAGCGAGCCGCCCGCCCCCCTGGCCGTGCGGCCTCCCGCCCGTCCGCCCGCTGCCCCGCCCACCGCGCCGCCGGTTGCCCCGCCCGTGGCGCGGGCCGTGCAACGGCACTCCGTGCGCGGCCAGATCCTGGAGGCCCTGCGCGCCGCCCTCGTCGATGGTGAGCTGGCACCCGGTCAGGTCTACTCGGCGCCCGCGCTCGGCGCCCGTTTCGGTGTCTCCGCGACCCCGGTGCGCGAGGCGATGCAGCAGCTGGCGATCGAGGGTGCCGTCGAGGTCGTGCCGAACCGCGGGTTCCGCGTCAGCGAACGGGGACCGCGCGAGCTGGCGGAGCTGGCCGAGGTACGGGCCCTGATCGAGGTCCCGGTGATGCTCCGTCTGGCCCGCACCGTCCCGGCGGGCCGCTGGAGCGCGCTGCGTCCGCTGGCGGAGGCGACGGTCGCGGCGGCGGCGGTCGGCGACCGGGCGAGCTACGCCGAGACCGACCGGGCCTTCCACCGTGCGGTCCTCGCGCTCTCCGGCAATGAGCAGCTGGTCGCGGTCGCGGACGATCTGCACCGGCGTTCCCAGTGGCCGCTGGTGAGCCACCCGGCCACCCGCCGGGCCGAACTGCTCGCCGACGCCGCCGAACACACCGCCCTGCTGGACGCCCTCATCGCCCAGGACACCGCCGTCGTGCAGTCCCTCGTGCGGGAGCACTTCGCGGGTGCGGGCGGCTGA
- a CDS encoding PucR family transcriptional regulator translates to MRLRALLDTEALGLRLLGGEDELDRAVRGVMTTDLRDPSRYLSGGELVLTGLAWRRDAADSEPFVRILAGAQVAGLAAGEAELGDIPEDLVEACRHHRLPLFAVNETVAFATITEHVVRQVSGERAGDLAAVVDRHRRLMTSGPAGGGPEVVLDLLTSDLDLRAWVLSPTGRQIAGAGEPLPARTGAELAGRHLAATRTGRRAPHRATLDGTTYSLFPIRNSGRGALPASRDVRESVLSDWLLAVEADAGDWPAARLDLLQGVTQLIAVERDRRDAARTVRRRLAQEVLELVQAGAPPAEIAARLRVAAPVLLPGLGTAPHWQVVVARVDWTAEGGPTASGSAADIAGGPVAQALLEEILVDPAVSGPDTADRIAVAHTGDEAIALVPLSSANPAGPDAAGGADGADGERGGAGGTPEGHGQALHADVLLAAVRDPLSAGLADDGRLTLGVSAAVHSAEGLRGALEEARHARRVAAARPGRVCAAGHHELASHVLLLPFVPDDVRRAFTARLLDPLRDYDRRHRAELIETLEAFLDCDGSWTRCAARLHLHVNTLRYRVGRIEQLTGRDLSRLEDKLDFFLALRMS, encoded by the coding sequence ATGCGGCTGCGCGCACTGCTGGACACCGAGGCGCTGGGCCTGCGGCTGCTCGGCGGCGAGGACGAACTGGACCGCGCGGTCCGTGGCGTCATGACCACCGATCTCCGCGACCCCAGCCGCTACCTCTCCGGCGGCGAGCTGGTCCTCACCGGTCTCGCCTGGCGCCGTGACGCCGCGGACTCGGAACCGTTCGTCCGGATCCTGGCGGGGGCCCAGGTCGCCGGACTCGCGGCGGGCGAGGCGGAACTCGGCGACATCCCCGAGGATCTGGTCGAGGCGTGCCGGCACCACCGTCTCCCACTCTTCGCCGTGAACGAGACCGTGGCATTTGCAACGATCACCGAGCACGTGGTGCGTCAGGTCTCCGGCGAGCGGGCCGGGGACCTCGCCGCGGTCGTCGACCGGCACCGCAGGCTGATGACCTCGGGCCCGGCGGGCGGCGGCCCGGAGGTGGTCCTGGACCTGCTCACCTCCGACCTGGACCTTCGCGCCTGGGTACTCTCCCCCACCGGCCGGCAGATCGCGGGGGCGGGTGAGCCGCTGCCCGCACGGACCGGGGCCGAACTGGCCGGACGGCATCTGGCCGCGACCCGCACCGGACGCCGGGCCCCACACCGTGCCACGCTGGACGGTACGACGTATTCGCTGTTCCCGATCCGGAACAGCGGCCGAGGTGCCCTGCCGGCGTCCCGCGATGTGCGCGAGTCGGTGCTCTCCGACTGGCTGCTGGCCGTCGAGGCCGACGCGGGCGACTGGCCGGCCGCCCGGCTCGATCTGCTCCAGGGCGTCACCCAGCTGATCGCCGTCGAACGCGACCGGCGCGACGCCGCCCGTACGGTACGCCGCAGGCTCGCCCAGGAGGTTCTGGAACTGGTCCAGGCGGGTGCGCCCCCGGCCGAGATCGCGGCCAGGCTGCGGGTCGCCGCGCCGGTCCTGCTGCCGGGCCTGGGGACCGCCCCGCACTGGCAGGTCGTGGTGGCCCGGGTCGACTGGACCGCCGAGGGCGGACCGACCGCTTCCGGATCCGCCGCGGACATCGCGGGCGGCCCTGTCGCCCAGGCGCTGCTGGAGGAGATCCTGGTGGACCCGGCGGTCAGCGGCCCGGACACCGCCGACCGGATCGCGGTCGCCCACACGGGTGACGAGGCCATCGCCCTCGTACCGCTGTCCTCGGCGAACCCGGCCGGACCGGACGCGGCCGGCGGTGCCGACGGTGCCGACGGGGAGAGGGGCGGCGCCGGTGGGACGCCGGAAGGGCACGGTCAGGCGCTGCACGCCGACGTGCTGCTGGCCGCCGTCCGCGATCCGCTCTCCGCCGGGCTCGCCGACGACGGCCGGCTGACACTGGGTGTCAGCGCGGCGGTGCACTCCGCCGAAGGTCTGCGCGGCGCCCTGGAGGAGGCCCGGCACGCCCGCCGGGTGGCGGCGGCCCGGCCCGGCCGGGTCTGCGCGGCCGGACACCACGAACTCGCTTCGCACGTACTGCTGTTGCCGTTCGTGCCCGACGACGTGCGCCGGGCCTTCACCGCCCGGCTGCTGGACCCGCTCCGCGACTACGACCGGCGCCACCGCGCCGAGCTGATCGAGACGCTGGAAGCGTTCCTGGACTGCGACGGTTCCTGGACCCGCTGCGCGGCCCGGCTGCACCTGCACGTCAACACGCTGCGCTACCGCGTCGGACGGATCGAGCAGTTGACGGGACGTGATCTTTCCCGCCTGGAGGACAAGCTCGATTTCTTCCTGGCCCTGCGTATGAGCTGA
- a CDS encoding xanthine dehydrogenase family protein subunit M, translating into MDFLRPASWEEALAAKAEHPTAVPIAGGTDVMVEINFDHRRPEYLLDLNRIGELSEWEAGRENVRLGASVPYSAIMEHLRAELPGLALASHTVASPQIRNRGGVGGNLGTASPAGDAHPALLAAGAEVEAASVRGTRMIPIDAFYTGVKRNALAPDELIRAVHIKKADGPQQYSKVGTRNAMVIAVCAFGLALHPATRTVRTGIGSAAPTPVRAREAEEFLNAALEEGGFWESGKIITPSVAKQFAELAAGACNPIDDVRGTAKYRRHAVGIMARRTLGWTWEQYRGEGRTLEGAA; encoded by the coding sequence ATGGACTTCCTTCGCCCCGCCAGCTGGGAGGAGGCGCTCGCCGCCAAGGCCGAGCACCCCACGGCCGTGCCCATCGCGGGCGGCACCGATGTGATGGTCGAGATCAACTTCGACCACCGGCGGCCCGAGTACCTCCTGGACCTGAACCGCATCGGTGAGCTGTCCGAGTGGGAGGCGGGCCGGGAGAACGTACGGCTCGGCGCCTCCGTCCCGTACAGCGCCATCATGGAGCACCTCCGGGCCGAGCTGCCCGGCCTGGCGCTCGCCTCGCACACCGTCGCCTCCCCGCAGATCCGCAACCGCGGCGGCGTCGGCGGCAACCTGGGCACCGCGTCGCCCGCCGGTGACGCCCACCCGGCCCTGCTCGCCGCGGGAGCCGAGGTGGAAGCCGCGTCCGTGCGCGGGACCCGGATGATCCCCATCGACGCCTTCTACACCGGTGTCAAGCGCAACGCACTGGCACCGGACGAGCTGATCCGGGCGGTGCACATCAAGAAGGCCGACGGGCCGCAGCAGTACTCCAAGGTCGGCACCCGCAACGCGATGGTCATCGCCGTCTGCGCCTTCGGCCTCGCGCTGCACCCCGCGACCCGCACCGTCCGCACCGGCATCGGCTCCGCCGCCCCGACCCCGGTCCGGGCCAGGGAGGCCGAGGAGTTCCTGAACGCCGCGCTGGAGGAGGGCGGCTTCTGGGAGAGCGGAAAGATCATCACCCCGTCCGTCGCCAAGCAGTTCGCCGAGCTCGCCGCCGGTGCCTGCAACCCGATCGACGACGTACGCGGCACCGCGAAGTACCGCAGGCACGCGGTCGGCATCATGGCCCGCCGCACGCTCGGCTGGACCTGGGAGCAGTACCGGGGCGAGGGCCGCACGCTTGAAGGAGCTGCATAA
- a CDS encoding (2Fe-2S)-binding protein, with product MRVNFTVNGRQQEADDVWEGESLLYVLRERMGLPGSKNACEQGECGSCTVRLDGVPVCSCLVAAGQVEGREVVTVEGLADYARHREDAHPGSGCASGACGTTLDAARRWEARPTDAQSGGATELSPVQQAFIDAGAVQCGFCTPGLLIAADDLLEKHPSPSDQDIREALSGNLCRCTGYETILDAVRLAAARQEEAAR from the coding sequence ATGCGAGTGAATTTCACGGTCAACGGCCGTCAGCAGGAAGCCGACGATGTCTGGGAGGGCGAGTCGCTCCTGTACGTCCTGCGTGAGCGCATGGGTCTTCCCGGTTCGAAGAACGCCTGCGAACAGGGTGAGTGCGGCTCCTGCACGGTCCGGCTGGACGGTGTGCCGGTCTGCTCCTGTCTCGTCGCCGCCGGCCAGGTGGAGGGCCGCGAGGTCGTCACCGTCGAGGGCCTGGCCGACTACGCCAGGCACCGCGAGGACGCCCATCCGGGCAGCGGCTGCGCCTCCGGGGCCTGCGGTACGACGCTCGACGCCGCCCGGCGATGGGAGGCGAGGCCCACCGACGCACAGAGCGGCGGGGCCACCGAGCTGTCCCCGGTCCAGCAGGCGTTCATCGACGCCGGAGCCGTCCAGTGCGGCTTCTGCACCCCCGGCCTGCTGATCGCCGCCGACGACCTGCTGGAGAAGCACCCCTCCCCGTCCGACCAGGACATCCGTGAGGCGCTCTCCGGAAACCTGTGCCGCTGCACCGGTTACGAGACGATCCTCGACGCGGTCCGCCTCGCGGCCGCCCGTCAGGAAGAGGCGGCCCGATGA